The Osmia bicornis bicornis chromosome 12, iOsmBic2.1, whole genome shotgun sequence genome contains the following window.
TATAACATCAACCAGAGTATTTTGAAGAATTCAGATGCTTTCAGAAACTTTGTACGATGAAGATTAATATAGTTTAGTTACCTGTAGCTTATAACCATATTGACTAGTATAGAATGGAGGACTGACAAGTTCCATTCCCTCCTTGGCCTTTGCCTCAGACATTTTCGCACTGTAATCTGTGATTTTCCATATTAGCGTGCCTGTATAATTTAACGACAACTTGCTAATTGCTGATTTCAGGCTGGTTATCTGGTGCTGCTGTTTGGTTACTACACTGCACATCAGGCTCAGGTGCATCTTTGCTGATTCTTCCAGGTGCTTGTCCAATGAGAATCTATTTCCCTGTACCAAAAAGGGTAACATTATTCTATATTGATCTACCGaacttatacatataaaaagaTAACGATAACAAGATTGTGATCATTTTTGTACCTTGAAACGACACCCAGCATCCTTGAAGGTACAAGACAAAAGGTGTGTGGTGCAATGGTCCTTCAAGTGGACTTCGAGATCCTCCCTTGGTAAAACTGCAGTTTCACAACGATGAGGACAAGCGACTGGAAAACGGCCACACTTGGCGTGATGGGCACCTAGCGTGTCAAAAACAAACTCTTTGTTGCAATAACGACAGGCTACCAGCCTTTTCGCACATTCGCCCAGTTTGTGTTGACTGAGATGCCTTCTTTGCACCTTCATGCCGCATTTGTTCTCGCAGTACAATGGCTCGTAACCGCATGTTCCTGTGTGTTTCTGTAAGTAGACAAGCGTACATTAACGTTAacatttattctttataaaTAATCAATAACGATCTATTAACATTTACTAACAGCAAtcgttaaagaaaaagaattcgaGGAATGTAATTCCACTCGTGttttccattattttcattcgtaGGAAGTGCGGTTAACAGCTAGCACTCGATCGTGATTCTCTAATTAAATGCAACAGCAGTTACCTCGAGTGTGTGACCGGTGAATTCTTTGGCACAGAAGTCGCAGCGAGCTCGTCGTTGAGCGCAAGTGTACTTCAAATGGTCCTCCATGAGTACACGAGGGATCATTGCGCCGCATTTATTGCTGCAGGGAACCGCATCGTGCTTGCAGGTATTCAGGTGAGCCTAAACAGGATAATGCGATTTTTACAATGACGCACCCAGCACGCATTCCTTCTCATCGTTCCCTCTTCGATTATACACTCGCCACGACAATCGTGGAAGCATGAGAACATGAACCATATACTAAAATGAAAAGAGTAACTAATGATTACCATgaatgatatttttctttgaattttgcAATGTATAatggatgtttttttttttattgagaACATTGAGatatcaatttaaatattataattctgaacttttttcattttcaaatttgcaGTTTTAATTGGTTCATTATACTATAGAAAGGTGTACAAAGCTAGAAAGGTTATTTTGTACACgtcatttacattatttaatgCTTAATGTATTACTAACAACGATCAGCGTTGATAATTGTTCTCACAATTGACCGGAAGGCCAACACAACCTAGCCGTGTGTGGGAGTTAATGTGCCAAGAGCAGTTCAACGACCTATCATGCAAGGTCATTCAAGATCGCAAACACTTAATGAAACGATTTCTAAAGTGTACAATTAAAGAATTCTGTTTAACTAAATGAGGTTGACCTTGGGGTATCCTTAACGCCTCCATAGTCTACCTTCGAATTAATAGAAATCTTCCTTAATCTtacaagaagaaaatgaaatatttgcaaaaaaaaagataaattaCCTTCAATTTTCTTAGTTCATCTGACCACTTGCATCCATCTTTGTGATGTATGCAGTATACAATTGATCCCATTATTGCCTTTTCTGCTTCCAAGTCCTGGAAATTCTGGAATCACACAAAGAAACATCGGTTTTAGCTATTTTGCAAGAATAATCTTTAAATTACACTTTCAAATGTCTTATTTCCATTGTTCCCCTTGAATTGCACTAGAAGTGTTATATCCGTGGCTCCGTTATGCCATAAAAGTTAAAGCCTGTTTCGTAATAATTTGAAGAGCAGGTGTAAAATACGCAACTGATTTGAAACGAGAAATTAGCACTAAAAGATTCTCTCGTGTGTGTACATTGAACAAACATTATGTTCCTGATAACTCCAGTTTGACTAACAAAGACCAAGATTTTCCTCAACATTctgatgaaataaaattcgttTTCTAAAGAAACTATCAAGTACTTagttaattaataaagtttATTAGGTCTGGTTCAAATTAATTGAACTTTCTCCGGAAACACATTGGAAACAATGCAACAAGTTACCTAATCCTTCATTATCATGTCGTTATTGCTGATTTCTCGTCTGAAACGATAGATTCTATCCGTAAACGCTTCTATTGTTTCTATGTTAACTAAGAACATCATTAAAtacaaaagtaattaaatcaccattacttttatttttagcTACGTTTCGAACTTCTCTCGAGATTATTTCTTTAAGCTTTTATTGTAGTAGTAAAAACGATGGTAATTAATTACTAAAATTAATTGActaaatagtaaataaaaaaactaattaaatCACAAGGTTAGTACATTCGTAAGTAAGAGAGCAATGAAACGGcagtaaaataaatagaaaaacaaACGATAGAAAGTCCTCCGATAAATCAAAATCTATCTAGAGAAAACTTTCTTTGGAATAGCCGTAGACATGTGCGCGTTGTCAGGGACAACATTCCAATCCTTTATAGAATTTTCATGTTGCGTTGCTGCTTCCAGGAAGAACGTTCACCGTGTTGAACGACGAGTCGTGACGGTTTTCGGAAATAGCGAGATTCAATAATAACCCTGATGATGCAGGAGGCGCCCCGTACTGAGAAACCATGCGGGAGGCGAAAACCAGAATAAATTTAACACGCTACGCGCACTgtgtgaaaataattattacctCTATTAAGACTCGTTTTTTCAAATACAAAGGACCATCGATTTCATCGGATCTCTTTTATACAAAGTTTTCCAAAGAATGAAcccatgtaaaaaaaaaatgtagagaCAACCTTGAGGTCCTCTAAAAATGCCTTCACTTCCGGAGCCAAAACGGCACCATGTAATTTTGCCTGATTAATTTCGTTTGTCTTGTACCATTTTGGAGCTACAGTTTGACCCAGTTGCATGGAACACCCTGTGGATAGGAATGTCCTTTCTTCGGTATCCTGGCACATTCTACACCTTCTCAGCCACTTTCACACAGGTACACCCGGTATGTACGGGAACGTCTGAAGGTGCCTGCGAGTTGAAACCTGCACGACCGGCAAGGTCGAGGAACCTAACGCAACCAGCCACCGACAGCGAGATATAAACACCGCCAGGAATGGAAGAGACAGACCTACCTCTTCAGTTTCGAGATtgtgaaaaagaaagatgatCAGGACGAAGAAATAAGAACACCGGCCAGGTCGTGATACCCGGGAATAAAAATACACTTCCACTGGACACGATCGAGCCTTGATCTCGCTCCATTCTTATGGTTCATCAGTTTTTGCTCgaaaataggaatacagtagcTAAGGTGTCTCCTCTTCGTTGATCAAACGTACCGAAATGTTCGAGAAGAAATTAAGGTGAAACGACTGAAAGGAAGTAC
Protein-coding sequences here:
- the LOC114879516 gene encoding TNF receptor-associated factor 4 isoform X3, translated to MGSIVYCIHHKDGCKWSDELRKLKAHLNTCKHDAVPCSNKCGAMIPRVLMEDHLKYTCAQRRARCDFCAKEFTGHTLEKHTGTCGYEPLYCENKCGMKVQRRHLSQHKLGECAKRLVACRYCNKEFVFDTLGAHHAKCGRFPVACPHRCETAVLPREDLEVHLKDHCTTHLLSCTFKDAGCRFKGNRFSLDKHLEESAKMHLSLMCSVVTKQQHQITSLKSAISKLSLNYTGTLIWKITDYSAKMSEAKAKEGMELVSPPFYTSQYGYKLQASVFLNGNGTGEGSHISIYIKILPGEYDALLRWPFSHSVSFTIFDQTVVAEKACNIVESFIPDPTWKNFQRPSREPDSLGFGFPRFVSHEMVKKRHFVKDNTMFIRVKVDPSKIVAV
- the LOC114879516 gene encoding TNF receptor-associated factor 4 isoform X1, with translation MVRGLSQWTKTLSFPARVSPQRPAKESKGFHVSPSASPTSPPSPINDNMDKAPIITDENFQDLEAEKAIMGSIVYCIHHKDGCKWSDELRKLKAHLNTCKHDAVPCSNKCGAMIPRVLMEDHLKYTCAQRRARCDFCAKEFTGHTLEKHTGTCGYEPLYCENKCGMKVQRRHLSQHKLGECAKRLVACRYCNKEFVFDTLGAHHAKCGRFPVACPHRCETAVLPREDLEVHLKDHCTTHLLSCTFKDAGCRFKGNRFSLDKHLEESAKMHLSLMCSVVTKQQHQITSLKSAISKLSLNYTGTLIWKITDYSAKMSEAKAKEGMELVSPPFYTSQYGYKLQASVFLNGNGTGEGSHISIYIKILPGEYDALLRWPFSHSVSFTIFDQTVVAEKACNIVESFIPDPTWKNFQRPSREPDSLGFGFPRFVSHEMVKKRHFVKDNTMFIRVKVDPSKIVAV
- the LOC114879516 gene encoding TNF receptor-associated factor 4 isoform X2, producing MDKAPIITDENFQDLEAEKAIMGSIVYCIHHKDGCKWSDELRKLKAHLNTCKHDAVPCSNKCGAMIPRVLMEDHLKYTCAQRRARCDFCAKEFTGHTLEKHTGTCGYEPLYCENKCGMKVQRRHLSQHKLGECAKRLVACRYCNKEFVFDTLGAHHAKCGRFPVACPHRCETAVLPREDLEVHLKDHCTTHLLSCTFKDAGCRFKGNRFSLDKHLEESAKMHLSLMCSVVTKQQHQITSLKSAISKLSLNYTGTLIWKITDYSAKMSEAKAKEGMELVSPPFYTSQYGYKLQASVFLNGNGTGEGSHISIYIKILPGEYDALLRWPFSHSVSFTIFDQTVVAEKACNIVESFIPDPTWKNFQRPSREPDSLGFGFPRFVSHEMVKKRHFVKDNTMFIRVKVDPSKIVAV